A single genomic interval of Dysidea avara chromosome 8, odDysAvar1.4, whole genome shotgun sequence harbors:
- the LOC136264841 gene encoding uncharacterized protein, with translation MHIQYTYELVYQKYSNVITVNIDGNDDNSCCVDGHCECSSLESALNHIRNDKTLINITSPIVPLSFHVKISEHKKIGIFGNNGTVISCNNTGGVSLVNCKDIDISGITWDRCGGAGLTGAVTMEQSSNISISNCTFQQLGNYGIVILVHDQHYNNWDSDLCTLSTIEIINCTFMNNFASFKGIYVSANQSRIVLKLSYLLLKNNLVDYSGNAIYCYTDGNYANFTMFNSTIMSSIYIQLNSLNASLSIYKSSFINPVEKNIQLYTETYSKYLLVDFSGLILVGIQVVHQVRGYPNKCVLSFNELRGSDNSSLHINGTESFGFQSYIRNSQFYNNNDKYPVVDIYNVYYPSQHPDICVGIEIFNCVFYNNSNGKHVVLLAYDDEYNDPLGNVHLSHTNFTDNFENENTLYLQFCNLTVYGTVFFQDNEGISGAGIYFTDFSQVLLSDGVEIVFSDNVAALGGAAIYADYPLSSAPWSLFSIAGHYTATFLNNQAHGVGNSIFINIPVAESKYINKNPSSQSSIVYIPQHFNFSGTNEIVTSPYGVSLGPPAQCLNKSCEQHGCYIIKNIMLGEEVLSSARMIDYFNNTAETALFHVKCMNCRHHRLKRFSQMFIYIGTSESISIIGEEVKNHHLIILQLSSVRSTISQVPDISILVKLLLSPCHIGYKYDSIEKMCICSDFSGIVLCSNPVKIKRGYWYGTINGQRAVVHCPNNYCDYSSCPVGSEFCNVSSFECSSHRSGIACGTCAESYTLPFDSDNCIPIDKCQAWQSIVVVLSVIVYWIIVIVSILVLLYLVTVDTVTCYVHGIVFFYSVLEVIIGEDLIISDGLRFFVTILSSLVNLSPMFLGKLCLAKGLSGIDQQFVHYIHPLAIILLLLLVVVVAKRSARITFTFRKHGVRYFCLLLILFYKSLSSTSWQLLRPLTFEGVDGVYTYLSPDIKYFSGRHILYGLIAILCGIVIVLGLPILLLFEPFLRKKYKFAKVRPILDQYQGCYKNKYHCFAAFYLICRLVMFIVISLDVLEIGNRYLVLQILCLVIILIHAWVQPYKNSVLNSLDLSILVIMLTIVSLNVGAPYAVLLGNSTANDLIVAILILLPVIMFTGFLVHSNNFCRGILLGQTRNDYISLQRPRPSDSEEDSDV, from the exons ATGCACATTCAGTATACTTATGAATTAGTTTATCAAAAGTAcagtaatgttattactgtaaaTATTGATGGTAATGATGACAATTCTTGTTGTGTGGATGGTCATTGTGAGTGTTCATCACTTGAAAGTGCTTTAAACCATATCAGAAATGATAAGACACTAATCAACATTACTTCACCAATAGTTCCGTTATCATTCCATGTGAAGATAAGTGAGCATAAAAAAATTGGGATATTTGGAAATAATGGCACAGTTATCAGTTGTAACAACACTGGTGGAGTATCACTTGTAAATTGTAAGGACATTGATATTTCAGGTATTACATGGGACCGGTGTGGAGGTGCAGGGTTAACTGGAGCAGTTACAATGGAACAGTCATCCAATATTTCTATTAGTAATTGCACTTTTCAACAACTAGGTAACTATGGGATTGTTATTCTTGTTCATGACCAACATTATAACAATTGGGATAGTGACTTGTGTACACTGTCAACAATTGAAATCATAAATTGCACTTTCATGAATAATTTTGCAAGTTTTAAAGGAATCTATGTTAGTGCAAACCAAAGCAGAATAGTGTTAAAATTGTCCTATTTGTTGCTCAAAAATAATCTTGTTGACTATTCTGGAAATGCAATTTACTGTTATACTGATGGGAATTATGCAAATTTTACAATGTTTAATTCCACAATTATGAGCAGTATATACATTCAGCTAAATTCTTTAAATGCATCATTGTCTATTTACAAATCTTCTTTTATTAACCCTGTTGAGAAGAATATACAGTTGTATACTGAGACATATTCCAAATATCTGCTTGTTGACTTTTCTGGTTTGATCTTAGTAGGTATTCAAGTGGTACACCAAGTGAGGGGTTATCCTAATAAGTGTGTACTGAGTTTTAATGAATTGAGAGGTAGTGACAATTCTAGTTTACATATTAATGGAACAGAAAGTTTTGGGTTTCAAAGTTACATAAGAAATTCACAGTTTTATAACAACAATGACAAGTATCCAGTAGTTGATATTTACAATGTGTATTATCCTAGTCAACATCCTGATATTTGTGTTGGTATTGAGATTTTTAACTGTGTCTTTTACAACAACAGTAATGGAAAACATGTAGTGCTTCTTGCATATGATGATGAGTACAATGACCCTCTGGGTAATGTACATCTATCACATACAAATTTTACTGATAATTTTGAAAATGAAAACACCTTGTATTTGCAGTTTTGCAATCTGACAGTTTATGGTACAGTATTTTTTCAAGACAATGAAGGTATAAGTGGTGCTGGTATTTATTTTACTGACTTTTCTCAAGTATTGCTTTCTGATGGTGTTGAAATAGTTTTTAGTGACAATGTAGCAGCCTTGGGTGGTGCAGCCATCTATGCAGATTATCCGCTATCTTCAGCACCATGGAGTCTATTTTCTATTGCTGGTCATTATACTGCAACATTTCTCAACAACCAAGCTCACGGTGTGGGAAACTCCATTTTTATTAACATTCCAGTAGCAGAAAGCAAATATATCAATAAAAACCCATCTAGTCAAAGCTCAATTGTATACATACCACAACATTTTAATTTCTCtgggacaaatgaaatagttaCGTCACCCTATGGTGTAAGTTTAGGTCCACCAGCCCAATGTCTGAACAAGTCATGTGAACAACACGGCTGCTATATTATAAAGAATATTATGTTAGGTGAAGAAGTGTTGAGTTCAGCAAGGATGATTGATTATTTTAACAACACAGCTGAAACTGCACTATTCCATGTTAAATGTATGAATTGCAGACACCATAGACTAAAAAGGTTTTCACAGATGTTCATTTACATTGGTACATCAGAATCCATTAGCATCATTGGTGAAGAAGTTAAGAATCATCATCTAATCATTCTACAATTATCTTCTGTTAGAAGTACTATTAGTCAAGTGCCGGACATATCTATATTGGTCAAACTGCTTCTATCACCTTGTCATATTGGATACAAGTATGACAGTATAGAGAAAATGTGCATTTGTTCTGATTTCAGTGGTATCGTTTTATGTTCAAACCCAGTGAAGATTAAAAGAGGTTACTGGTATGGAACTATTAATGGTCAAAGAGCAGTCGTACATTGTCCCAACAATTATTGTGACTACAGCTCTTGTCCAGTTGGTAGTGAATTTTGTAATGTTTCTAGCTTTGAGTGTAGCTCTCATAGAAGTGGAATTGCTTGTGGCACATGTGCTGAAAGTTATACACTGCCATTTGACTCTGACAATTGTATTCCCATTGATAAATGTCAAGCTTGGCAGAGCATTGTGGTTGTGCTATCAGTTATTGTATACTGGATAATAGTAATAGTATCCATTCTTGTTCTTTTGTACTTAGTAACAGTGGACACGGTTACATGTTATGTGCATGGGATCGTCTTCTTTTACAGTGTGCTAGAGGTTATTATAGGAGAAGACTTGATTATTTCTGATGGTTTAAGATTCTTTGTCACTATCCTATCCAGTTTAGTGAACCTGTCACCCATGTTTCTTGGAAAGTTGTGTTTAGCGAAGGGTTTAAGTGGAATTGATCAACAATTTGTCCACTACATTCACCCACTTGCAATAATTTTACTATTACTATTAGTAGTTGTGGTAGCAAAACGTTCAGCAAGAATTACCTTCACATTCAGAAAACATGGTGTTCGATATTTTTGCTTACTTCTGATACTGTTCTACAAATCACTGTCATCCACCTCATGGCAACTATTAAGACCTTTAACATTTGAAGGGGTTGACGGTGTTTACACCTATTTATCTCCAGACATAAAATACTTTAGTGGACGTCATATTTTATATGGATTGATTGCCATCTTGTGTGGAATAGTTATAGTTCTTGGGCTTCCTATTTTACTACTGTTTGAACCATTTCTCAGAAAAAAatacaaatttgccaaagtgaGACCTATTCTAGATCAGTATCAAGGATGCTACAAAAATAAATATCATTGTTTTGCTGCCTTTTACCTGATATGTCGGCTGGTAATGTTTATTGTGATAAGCTTGGATGTGCTTGAAATTGGTAACAGATACTTGGTACTACAGATACTGTGCTTGGTGATTATATTGATACATGCTTGGGTACAGCCATACAAAAATTCTGTGTTGAATTCACTTGACTTGTCCATCTTAGTAATAATGTTGACAATAGTGAGCTTGAATGTGGGAGCACCATATGCTGTTCTACTTGGCAATTCTACAGCTAATGACTTGATTGTTGCTATTTTGATATTACTGCCAGTAATCATGTTTACAGGATTCCTGGTGCATTCTAACAATTTCTGCAGGGGTATTTTGCTTGGACAGACTCGCAATGATTACATCAGTTTACAAAG ACCTAGACCCTCAGATTCAGAAGAAGACAGTGATGTATAA